The proteins below come from a single Pichia kudriavzevii chromosome 2, complete sequence genomic window:
- a CDS encoding uncharacterized protein (PKUD0B02620; similar to Saccharomyces cerevisiae YKL006C-A (SFT1); ancestral locus Anc_2.504) — translation MSRAAQYEQSNDDQFHALANKVSIFKNIANDINNYAQEDNSQLNSLSNQFSALSDSIKATSAKLTHVIRTNPKVIKMVGIAFLIFLIIYYSLKYLF, via the coding sequence ATGTCCCGAGCTGCACAATACGAACAGTCTAACGATGACCAATTCCATGCCCTAGCTAATAAGGTCTCCATCTTTAAAAACATTGCCAATGACATCAATAACTATGCTCAAGAAGACAATTCACAGCTTAATTCATTATCAAACCAATTTTCAGCGTTATCCGATAGTATTAAAGCAACAAGCGCCAAACTCACACACGTTATCCGAACCAATCCCAAAGTTATAAAAATGGTCGGTATAGCTTTCTTAATATTTTTAATCATATACTATTCCTTAAAATATCTTTTCTAG